Within the Melitaea cinxia chromosome 27, ilMelCinx1.1, whole genome shotgun sequence genome, the region ttttttattatgtacttatgttGCATAATAAGAGTATGCAATGCTATCGTGATTTGCAATGGGTATAAtggttttatctaaaaaaaagagattctaagtataaaaaaaacgactacctttattttttaaggTGGCAATCGAAGGCGTAAAAACATTAAGTCAGGTGTAAGTCAAGTGTCAAAGCCATTCACTCGTTTTGTTCTCACTTTGCGgcagtgaatatttttgtattttgtgcATTTCGTTTGATCTTTTGGTTTTCTTTCACGACTTTCGCTACGCTTAACAACAACAGCATAACAACAACACAACGAcgttttttacatattagttgACAATTCTCGCAGAGGAAGGTATATTATGATGATAGGTGTAATAAATAAGACTGATTGACTGGATACGTACGACTTTATTATTTAGACTTTAGACTCAAAGACATGACTCGACATTACATTATTACGAACGAACAAGACAAAAAGAAGACATAGACAATAGATATAATCATAGAGTACTTAACATAGACATAATataacagataataaattaaGGATATACAACATCtctctttttataaaataaagtttacatttaaacttttaacttaTACTGAAAACAATACATAACATATTAACACCACTACAAATTTACAAATTCAACTTAACTGGTTTCTTAATTACTCTACCTGATCTACTTTTATTACAGTTCTCCTGGAAATTGATATTCTTAtctaattctttattattagtatCCATCTGCCTGTTCCTCTGCTGACTATCCCTTTCCTCAGAATTGTTGGATTGCATCTCATCAAACTTATGACAACtatcattacaattaaatttaattaaaaatcttttccTTCTATATCTTTTACCTTCAGCGTCTTCTATTATATATGAACGTTGACAATCTAATCTTTTAATGACTTTTCCAGGAAGCCAATCTGAGTTaggcatttttttaaaagttatataatcTCCTGGCTGTAATAATGGTAATTGTTTCTTATTTCTATCATAGTAAATTTTACTCCAAACACGATTtttctcaaaattatttttatattcattgaaAGTAACAATTTTTGGTTTAAATTTCTTATTAGTAATTGGTATATGCATTCTTAAATTTCTAGACATTAATAATTGAGCTGGTGATGGAAAATTAGCTTTAGGTGTGTTCCTATATTGTAACAATGCCATATAAGGATCTGTATTTgactctaaacatttttttaataaatttttcataattttaacagAACTTTCAGCTTGACCATTAGACTTCGGGTGATATGGACTAGTCATAATATGTTCAATATCCCAAGAATATAGAAAAGATTTAAATTCAGCAGAATTAAACGGAGGTCCACCGTCAGACACTAATTTCATGGGTATACCGTGACGAGCAAAGATAGactttaattgtattattatattagatgcTGTGTATTGACTGTTTAAAATTGCTAACTCTATAAATTTGGAATAATAATCAGTAACTACtaagtaatttttgttattaaaatacattaaatcaataccGACTTGCTGCCATGGGAATTTTGTAATATCATAGCTTTGAAGAGGTTCTTGTTGATTATTTGGTTTGAATTTAGCACAAATAAGACATTGATCaactaattttttatatctgtgCTCATATTTGGCcaaaaaataatacttcttttaatttattttttaaaccaaaTGGAACTTTTCTGGGATGATCAACGCATGGAATTGCATTTTGTTGCAACTTGAGGTGACAGACAGGTGGTAGACATCCTAATCCATGAAaaacatcattaaaatattctaaaatttgaTTACTAGACAGATATTTACCATTACTGTTGActgcaaaaactttttttaatattcctatATCCACACATGTCGGAAGACCTAATACAGTAGCACAAtcaatatttactattaaaaataatatgtatctttgacaattattgaaaaaacattttaaattacactGACCAAATACTTGTATAGACGAACCATCAAAACCTTTGACATTTGCACTACAACTTTTAATAATAGACtgtgataaatttaatttgttaaaagtaTTAAGAGACATTATATTGGTATCAGCACCTGAATCAAGTATACATTTTACTTCAACATTATTAATTAGAACTGATAAATAGCATGACTTGTCGTTGTTGACACTCTTCACCATACCGATGAAAAATTGTTCTGAATCATTGTTTGATTCCTCGTCGACATCTCGGACTGGATAAGACGATTCTAAAGATCTAATTTTAGATCGATtggaaaaacaatattttgcaAAATGTCCAATCTTGTGACATATTTTACACCTTACTCCTGATGCAGGACATTTGAAACGATGATAATGTTGACCACAATGAGTACATTTATTGTTGTTACTTGTCTTTGGTACCGGACTTTGACTACGTCGACTAGCAAAATTTTGATTGTGaggatttttattatttgacttATTTCTGTTATTACTCGTAGACTGTTTCTTTGACTGTGACTTTGTATACGACTGTGATATATGTAAAACATTATCTGAATATTGAGAATTTTCCATTGTTTGAGCATTTTGTTGTGCCATGATGACATTATTAGCAATAGATATAGCCTTTTCGAGTGTTAGGTCCGTTTCTTGCAACAATCTTTGACGAACATGTGTTAATCTCGAACTCATGTtagctataaaaatatctttaattaagGAGTCTTTCAATGTACCAAATTCACA harbors:
- the LOC123666902 gene encoding uncharacterized protein LOC123666902, yielding MKLVSDGGPPFNSAEFKSFLYSWDIEHIMTSPYHPKSNGQAESSVKIMKNLLKKCLESNTDPYMALLQYRNTPKANFPSPAQLLMSRNLRMHIPITNKKFKPKIVTFNEYKNNFEKNRVWSKIYYDRNKKQLPLLQPGDYITFKKMPNSDWLPGKVIKRLDCQRSYIIEDAEGKRYRRKRFLIKFNCNDSCHKFDEMQSNNSEERDSQQRNRQMDTNNKELDKNINFQENCNKSRSGRVIKKPVKLNL
- the LOC123666903 gene encoding uncharacterized protein LOC123666903 produces the protein MSTSTIQNVEACSQSQNFNNVPKLIIATNQNNNSNWKKWWQCFELFLLASDLEDASEKRKIAIMLHTIGEKGIEIYNSFNIDITRTTLKDIKIKFDNYFEPQKNLTIVRHSFFTRMQKPEEGIDTFLTDLQNIGNKCEFGTLKDSLIKDIFIANMSSRLTHVRQRLLQETDLTLEKAISIANNVIMAQQNAQTMENSQYSDNVLHISQSYTKSQSKKQSTSNNRNKSNNKNPHNQNFASRRSQSPVPKTSNNNKCTHCGQHYHRFKCPASGVRCKICHKIGHFAKYCFSNRSKIRSLESSYPVRDVDEESNNDSEQFFIGMVKSVNNDKSCYLSVLINNVEVKCILDSGADTNIMSLNTFNKLNLSQSIIKSCSANVKGFDGSSIQVFGQCNLKCFFNNCQRYILFLIVNIDCATVLGLPTCVDIGILKKVFAVNSNGKYLSSNQILEYFNDVFHGLGCLPPVCHLKLQQNAIPCVDHPRKVPFGLKNKLKEVLFFGQI